In Ignavibacteria bacterium, a genomic segment contains:
- a CDS encoding LytR C-terminal domain-containing protein — protein MNSDYKKNLFNYTLNISIILITALCIYLAYSMIMNTSGSSDDNISDTAKKQITNQPNLSIQINILNATGENRIAARFRDYLKTKGFDIVDMGNYKAEVEKTMVLDVIGDIRKAKRVADAIGVSQRNVVQQLDKTKYIDATVIIGKDYTELKPFTDKTKIN, from the coding sequence ATGAATTCTGACTATAAGAAAAATTTATTTAATTACACTTTAAATATTTCTATTATACTCATCACGGCGTTGTGTATATATCTTGCTTATTCTATGATTATGAATACATCGGGTTCAAGTGATGATAATATTTCAGATACTGCTAAAAAACAAATAACGAATCAGCCTAACCTTTCTATTCAAATTAATATTCTTAACGCAACCGGAGAGAACAGGATTGCTGCAAGATTCCGGGATTATCTCAAAACAAAAGGTTTCGACATTGTCGATATGGGTAACTACAAAGCTGAGGTAGAAAAAACAATGGTGCTGGATGTTATTGGTGATATTAGAAAAGCCAAAAGGGTTGCAGATGCTATTGGCGTTAGCCAAAGAAATGTCGTACAGCAACTCGATAAAACAAAATATATTGACGCAACAGTTATTATCGGAAAAGATTATACTGAGTTAAAACCGTTCACTGATAAAACTAAAATTAATTAA